The following proteins are co-located in the Polystyrenella longa genome:
- a CDS encoding Gfo/Idh/MocA family protein → MKQALIVGGGSIGERHLRCFLDTSRVTASICDVNESLVASLKEKYKLGDCFTDFDKALDSKPDMVVICTPAHLHIPMAQACADRGIPVLIEKPLSTNFDGIDKLITTVKEKNLPVAVAYVTRANPILQDFRKTIQSERFGKPVQLVFTSGQHFPFYRPAYKEIYYNNRATGGGAIQDALTHGLNYCEWLIGPITKLVADADHKVLEGVEVEDTVHVIARHNNVMASYTLNQYQAPNDMVLTVACTEGTLRYEPTEFRWSWQVDPAGHWTHVEFPPMERDDGFVAQAEAFVDLCEGKAEPLCSLEDGYQTLKANLAILNALDSTNWQKLS, encoded by the coding sequence ATGAAACAGGCTCTTATAGTTGGTGGCGGTTCCATTGGGGAACGTCACCTCCGCTGCTTTCTTGATACTAGCCGGGTGACCGCCAGTATCTGTGATGTGAATGAATCATTAGTGGCGAGTTTGAAAGAAAAATATAAACTCGGCGACTGCTTCACCGATTTCGACAAGGCGCTCGACTCTAAGCCCGACATGGTTGTGATCTGCACTCCCGCCCATCTGCACATTCCCATGGCACAAGCCTGCGCCGATCGTGGTATTCCCGTGCTGATTGAGAAACCGCTCAGTACCAACTTCGACGGTATCGACAAACTAATTACCACGGTCAAAGAAAAGAACCTTCCCGTCGCAGTTGCCTATGTCACCCGCGCCAATCCGATCCTTCAGGATTTTCGTAAAACAATTCAATCGGAACGATTTGGCAAGCCGGTGCAACTCGTCTTTACCAGTGGCCAGCATTTTCCCTTCTACCGCCCTGCGTATAAAGAAATTTATTACAACAACCGAGCGACAGGAGGAGGCGCGATTCAGGATGCGCTCACGCATGGGCTCAACTATTGTGAATGGTTGATTGGACCCATCACGAAGTTAGTCGCGGACGCAGACCATAAGGTTCTCGAAGGTGTTGAAGTCGAAGACACGGTGCATGTCATCGCGCGGCATAATAATGTCATGGCCAGTTACACGTTAAATCAGTATCAGGCCCCCAACGACATGGTCCTCACCGTCGCCTGTACAGAGGGAACCCTAAGGTACGAACCGACTGAGTTCCGTTGGTCGTGGCAGGTCGATCCGGCGGGGCATTGGACCCACGTAGAGTTCCCACCGATGGAACGGGACGATGGATTCGTCGCTCAGGCAGAGGCGTTTGTTGATCTGTGCGAAGGCAAAGCGGAACCTCTTTGTTCTCTGGAAGACGGGTACCAAACACTGAAAGCGAATTTGGCCATTCTGAATGCACTCGACTCAACCAACTGGCAAAAACTGAGCTGA